Proteins encoded by one window of Xenopus tropicalis strain Nigerian chromosome 6, UCB_Xtro_10.0, whole genome shotgun sequence:
- the LOC100493685 gene encoding zinc finger protein 665-like has product MERRRLSAAGYRLVPYGSGITEMNRERREGLGARKQTGSDTNRKFPTCNGFVARSAHSNQPPVLQKPHAQEMNSAPKAQQNQMPQLCTVTGGKLIVIPKLTKHTQPDAEEKLHGSQKKINIILGKNLKPGKAQSTKQTVFPKPFGVINPFVCVKCKRRFGSNGNLLIHQRIHTERPFSCTDCGKCFSHRTILREHRRAHMGKGPFPHSTGGNKIPSGKGNFQRHQGASAKGKPLTCTECGKSFKYKSDLRVHERTHTGEKPYVCTQCGKGFSQKANLNTHSVIHSTEKPFSCTECGKCFRFKQKLKSHEKTHSGVKDFACTECGKSFRRKSELRVHECTHTREKPYVCSQCGKGFSQKVHLESHSLSHSTEKPFSCTECGKCFRLKQHLKSHMKTHTGVKDFVCTECGKQFTQKHSLRHHLLIHTGEKPFVCNVCGKGHRRKRHLEVHLRIHTGEKPFACTECNKTFRSDRWLHAHKLTHTGVKPFQCKECDQSFTTKRSLTNHLLIHSTKEPFICTECGKCFRMKGYLKSHEKTHTGVKDFACTECGKQFIDKHSLRQHQLIHTGEKPFVCSECGKSYRQKRNLNVHLRVHTGEKPFACTECNKTFRSRRWLNDHKLTHTGLKRFQCNECSKFYKTKSDLNAHHRTHTGEKPYPCAECGKSFSTKKSLHQHGGTHTGIKPYACTECGKCFRQKIDLKYHQSIHTGEKPFQCTECGKSFPSQRVLNIHQRIHTGEKPFQCTECDKCFCYRQSLTAHQRIHIGIKAFGCTECGKQFLTKCNLQQHLMIHTGEKPFVCTECGKQFLTKRSLQRHLMIHTGEKPFVCTECGKQFPAKYSLLRHLMVHTGEKPFVCTECGKSYRYKRVLNIHMNSHTGEKPSASRDCGKSSESDTRFTQI; this is encoded by the coding sequence ATGGAGAGGAGGAGACTCAGTGCTGCTGGATACAGACTGGTTCCATATGGATCAGGAATCACAGAGATGAACAGGGAGAGGAGAGAAGGGCTTGGTGCAAGGAAGCAGACAGGAAGTGACACAAACAGGAAGTTCCCTACATGCAATGGCTTTGTTGCCAGATCTGCCCACAGTAACCAACCTCCGGTGCTTCAGAAACCTCACGCCCAGGAGATGAATTCTGCCCCAAAAGCCCAACAGAACCAAATGCCCCAACTTTGCACAGTAACTGGGGGGAAGCTGATTGTAATCCCCAAATTAACAAAACACACACAGCCTGATGCTGAGGAAAAGCTACATGGAAGTCAGAAAAAGATAAACATTATTTTAGGGAAAAACCTAAAGCCAGGAAAGGCCCaaagcacaaagcaaactgtGTTCCCTAAACCATTTGGGGTTATAAATCCGTTTGTCTGTGTTAAGTGCAAGAGAAGGTTCGGCAGCAATGGGAACCTCCTCATCCATCAGCGCATTCACACAGAGAGACCGTTCTCTTGCActgattgtgggaaatgtttctcccACAGAACCATCCTCCGAGAGCACCGCCGGGCTCATATGGGAAAGGGGCCCTTCCCCCACAGCACTGGGGGCAATAAAATCCCATCAGGTAAGGGCAACTTTCAGAGGCACCAAGGGGCGAGTGCTAAAGGGAAACCACTTAcctgcactgagtgtgggaaatcaTTCAAATACAAGTCTGATTTGCGCGTACATGAACGCacacacaccggggagaaaccttaTGTTTGTACCCAATGTGGTAAAGGCTTTTCCCAGAAGGCGAATCTTAATACACATTCAGTTATTCATTCTACAGAGAAACCTTTTAGctgcacagagtgtgggaaatgtttccgtTTTAAGCAAAAGCTCAAATCTCATGAGAAGACTCACAGTGGGGTTAAAGATTTTGcctgtacagagtgtgggaaatcATTCAGACGCAAATCTGAGTTGCGTGTACATGAATGCACACACACCAGGGAGAAACCTTATGTTTGTAGCCAATGTGGTAAAGGCTTTTCCCAGAAGGTGCATCTTGAATCACATTCACTTAGTCATTCTACAGAGAAACCTTTTAGctgcacagagtgtgggaaatgtttccgtTTGAAGCAACATCTCAAATCTCATATGAAGACTCACACTGGGGTTAAAGATTTTGTctgtacagagtgtgggaaacaGTTCACTCAAAAACACAGCCTCCGCCATCACCTGCTGATTCACACCGGTGAGAAACCATTTGTGTGTAATGTGTGTGGGAAAGGCCACAGGCGTAAGAGGCATCTAGAAGTTCATCTGCgcattcacacaggagagaaacccttTGCCTGCACAGAGTGCAATAAAACCTTCCGATCAGATCGTTGGCTCCATGCCCACAAACTGACTCACACTGGTGTGAAGCCTTTTCAATGCAAAGAGTGTGATCAGTCCTTCACAACGAAAAGAAGCCTTACAAACCATTTACTTATACATTCAACAAAGGAACCTTTTATctgcacagagtgtgggaaatgtttccgtATGAAGGGCTATCTCAAATCTCATGAGAAGACTCACACTGGGGTTAAAGATTTTGcctgtacagagtgtgggaaacaATTCATTGACAAACACAGCCTCCGCCAACACCAGCTGATTCACACCGGTGAGAAACCATTTGTCTGCAGTGAGTGTGGGAAAAGCTACAGGCAGAAGAGGAACCTAAATGTTCATCTGCgagttcacacaggagagaaacccttTGCCTGCACAGAGTGCAATAAAACCTTCCGATCAAGGAGATGGCTAAATGACCACAAACTGACTCACACTGGCCTGAAGCGCTTTCAGTGCAATGAGTGTAGTAAATTCTATAAAACAAAGTCAGACCTTAACGCTCATCATCGGACACATACAGGAGAGAAACCCTACCCCTGTGCTGAATGTGGGAAGAGTTTTTCCACAAAGAAAAGCTTACACCAACACGGTGGCACTCACACTGGGATAAAGCCATACGcctgtacagagtgtgggaaatgttttagaCAAAAGATTGATCTGAAATACCACCAATCTATCcatactggggagaaaccatttcagtgtacagagtgtgggaaaagctttcCATCTCAAAGAGTGCTTAATATTCATCAACGCAttcatacaggggagaaaccatttcagTGTACGGAATGTGACAAATGCTTCTGTTATAGACAGTCTCTTACAGCTCATCAGCGGATTCACATTGGGATTAAAGCTTTTGGATGCACCGAGTGTGGGAAACAGTTCCTGACCAAGTGCAACCTCCAGCAGCACCTGATGATTCACACCGGTGAGAAGCCGTTTGTCTGTACCGAGTGTGGGAAACAGTTCCTGACCAAGCGCAGCCTCCAGCGGCACCTGATGATTCACACCGGTGAGAAGCCAtttgtctgtactgagtgtgggaaacAGTTCCCGGCCAAGTACAGCCTCCTGCGGCACCTGATGGTTCACACCGGTGAGAAGCCAtttgtctgtactgagtgtgggaaaagctACAGGTACAAGAGAGTCCTAAATATTCATATGAAttctcacacaggagagaaaccttcAGCCTCTAGAGATTGTGGCAAATCCTCTGAATCAGACACGCGTTTCACACAAATATAA